A single Ciona intestinalis chromosome 12, KH, whole genome shotgun sequence DNA region contains:
- the LOC113474772 gene encoding uncharacterized protein LOC113474772 isoform X2, which produces MASPNSKCYQQRDWKVEPRSIFDFDPLEEGIESRSLSHLHMNAPKTVYEGYGQRDLVHWCVPKVKGIEAKPAISWVHGGITRQSNADRLAEASSKFARSGVRVNGVDINQLLAEKDLAAQNNTQVPARSGVRVNGVDINQLLAERDAAAQMENNTKLQQALQAENREEVLLTPDFVFLPPALPPMIAPSVYTPAPYKPTMAPIPQPLYKNFNRCAKPFSKH; this is translated from the exons ATGGCAAGTCCTAACTCAAAAT GCTACCAGCAAAGGGATTGGAAAGTAGAACCAAGATCGATTTTCGACTTTGACCCTTTGGAAGAAGGAATAGAATCTCGCAGTTTAT CCCATCTGCATATGAATGCACCGAAGACAGTTTATGAAGGTTACGGGCAACGAGACCTCGTCCACTGGTGCGTACCCAAAGTAAAAGGTATCGAAGCCAAGCCAGCTATCTCATGGGTACATGGGGGAATTACTCGGCAATCAAACGCTGACCGCTTGGCAGAAGCGAGCTCAAAGTTTGCTAGGTCAGGGGTTCGAGTCAACGGCGTTGATATAAATCAACTTCTTGCCGAAAAGGACCTCGCAGCACAAAACAATACTCAAGTACCAGCTAGATCGGGGGTGCGTGTTAATGGCGTCGATATAAACCAACTTCTTGCCGAAAGAGACGCAGCCGCGCAAAtggaaaacaatactaagcTACAACAAGCGCTTCAAGCAGAAAATCGAGAAGAAGTTTTGTTGACGCCggattttgtgtttttgccACCAGCTTTGCCCCCTATGATTGCCCCTTCAGTTTACACACCGGCCCCATATAAGCCCACAATGGCCCCAATTCCGCAGCcgctttataaaaattttaaccgCTGCGCAAAGCCATTTTCCAAGCACTGA
- the LOC113474772 gene encoding uncharacterized protein LOC113474772 isoform X1 yields MLCDVMSSENERKTYFKTVLRLKSTNRRHGNMPRYQQRDWKVEPRSIFDFDPLEEGIESRSLSHLHMNAPKTVYEGYGQRDLVHWCVPKVKGIEAKPAISWVHGGITRQSNADRLAEASSKFARSGVRVNGVDINQLLAEKDLAAQNNTQVPARSGVRVNGVDINQLLAERDAAAQMENNTKLQQALQAENREEVLLTPDFVFLPPALPPMIAPSVYTPAPYKPTMAPIPQPLYKNFNRCAKPFSKH; encoded by the exons atgctttgtgacgtcatgtcgAGCGAAAACGAAcggaaaacttattttaagaCTGTTTTGAGACTAAAATCGACTAACCGACGTCATGGGAATATGCCAC GCTACCAGCAAAGGGATTGGAAAGTAGAACCAAGATCGATTTTCGACTTTGACCCTTTGGAAGAAGGAATAGAATCTCGCAGTTTAT CCCATCTGCATATGAATGCACCGAAGACAGTTTATGAAGGTTACGGGCAACGAGACCTCGTCCACTGGTGCGTACCCAAAGTAAAAGGTATCGAAGCCAAGCCAGCTATCTCATGGGTACATGGGGGAATTACTCGGCAATCAAACGCTGACCGCTTGGCAGAAGCGAGCTCAAAGTTTGCTAGGTCAGGGGTTCGAGTCAACGGCGTTGATATAAATCAACTTCTTGCCGAAAAGGACCTCGCAGCACAAAACAATACTCAAGTACCAGCTAGATCGGGGGTGCGTGTTAATGGCGTCGATATAAACCAACTTCTTGCCGAAAGAGACGCAGCCGCGCAAAtggaaaacaatactaagcTACAACAAGCGCTTCAAGCAGAAAATCGAGAAGAAGTTTTGTTGACGCCggattttgtgtttttgccACCAGCTTTGCCCCCTATGATTGCCCCTTCAGTTTACACACCGGCCCCATATAAGCCCACAATGGCCCCAATTCCGCAGCcgctttataaaaattttaaccgCTGCGCAAAGCCATTTTCCAAGCACTGA
- the LOC100175595 gene encoding uncharacterized protein LOC100175595 has product MIVEAMQSLNLTLEDGLIEPQCLVSSTKWTNIVLITVMFISGLINLIVWLAATIYRRKLLRQNYVYLCVTSLLLSNLVFLTLNLWDEFSSYLLKPEVSLNPPNQGLQVLWALCQSGSVAMLFVMCGNILALVYVLLDSAYFHHARNAPAVGIGNEENTAKILQVKRRKAIGLISISWFIPLVLVIAAVLKWNCAARCQCSLGAMGDVCPVSDGCSRVWSPLFNSYIGLNVGLWLLEVVSLFILTSRGVLNFVSFTRAPPIRSQIASELNDSLPGLNECGRATTDCDVGNDVTDVKQSTNAERSRPIARRVTWFHLTPRLRLVALIGGLFFVCTLPLVMTFFIDVGGAQLVTPAARVTSMLCIYIYCLLVPILLVKYMANLKLALVKLLTFILCCFQ; this is encoded by the exons atgattgtaGAAGCTATGCAAAGCCTAAACTTGACTTTGGAGGACGGATTAATAGAGCCACAATGCTTAGTTAGCAGCACAAAATGGACGAACATAGTCCTGATCACAGTCATGTTCATTTCGGGGCTCATTAACTTGATCGTGTGGTTAGCAGCTACAATTTATCGGCGGAAGCTGTTACGTCAGAATTACGTGTACCTCTGCGTCACCAGCTTGTTGCTTAGCAACTTGGTCTTTTTGACGTTGAACTTATGGGATGAATTTTCGTCATATCTGCTGAAACCCGAAGTGTCATTGAATCCCCCGAATCAGGGACTCCAG GTTTTGTGGGCGTTATGCCAATCGGGATCTGTAGCCATGCTGTTTGTTATGTGTGGGAACATATTGGCACTTGTGTACGTTCTCTTGGATTCCGCTTATTTTCATCACGCAAGAAACGCACCGGCTGTGGGGATAGGAAACGAAGAAAACACTGCCAA AATATTGCAAGTTAAACGACGCAAGGCAATTGGCTTAATATCCATCTCATGGTTCATCCCTCTAGTGTTGGTTATCGCTGCAGTTCTTAAGTGGAACTGTGCGGCTAGATGTCAGTGCAGCCTCGGGGCAATGGGCGACGTATGCCCAGTTAGTGATGGTTGCTCAAGAGTGTGGAGTCCTTTATTTAATTCCTATATTGGTCTAAACGTTGGTCTTTGGCTGCTTGAG GTTGTTAGCCTGTTCATCCTGACGTCACGAGGGGTTCTGAATTTCGTCAGTTTTACCAGAGCACCACCTATTAGGAGTCAGATTGCAAGCGAACTAAACGACAGTTTACCTGGTTTAAATGAGTGCGGTCGGGCCACGACAGACTGTGACGTaggtaatgacgtcacagacgtgAAACAATCCACAAACGCTGAGAGATCTCGGCCAATCGCAAGGCGTGTCACGTGGTTTCATTTGACTCCAAGGCTTCGATTAGTGGCTCTGATTGGCGGATTGTTTTTCGTTTGTACATTGCCGCTTGTGATGACATTCTTCATCGATGTGGGAGGCGCTCAACTAGTTACGCCTGCAGCCCGCGTGACGTCAATGCTGTGCATCTACATCTATTGTCTCTTGGTTCCTATTCTCCTTGTAAAATACATGGCCAATCTTAAACTTGCACTGGTCAAGTTACTTACctttattttgtgttgttttcaaTGA
- the LOC100176448 gene encoding protein C9orf135-like encodes MDYLVIPDFVERKGSLYLRSDHMNYSRSTLNSNWHQAREAEPKNYDINSFPIPPGRNLHTTTYARIGNITDGSLPLPTTKAALEQISLKDDFTEQVTRKNMIDVGSFANADISRNIPSAPNSGFGSVLPRHHPDHDKLHLETTHRADFTAPYPFTPAPECPPEFADNSAAYRKCISQFTDTADYRRVGKNTWQDESGVYANTHEKRRVFPSTNPIPERLTEGLL; translated from the exons atGGACTACCTAGTGATACCAGACTTTGTTGAGCGTAAAGGCTCATTATATTTGCGCTCAGACCACATGAACTACAGCAGAAGCACTCTAAACTCGAACTGGCATCAAGCAAGGGAGGCCGAACCGAAAAATTACGATATTAACAGTTTTCCTATCCCCCCTGGTCGCAATCTACACACTACAACATACGCCAGAATCGGGAACATCACAGATGgg TCCCTTCCCCTACCTACTACTAAAGCTGCTTTGGAGCAAATTTCACTAAAAGATGATTTTACCGAGCAAGTCACTCGAAAAAATATGATTGACGTGGGTTCTTTTGCAAATGCTGATATCTCAAG aaaCATCCCTTCAGCACCAAATTCAGGATTTGGATCAGTGTTGCCACGTCACCATCCTGATCATGATAAATT GCATTTGGAGACTACACACCGTGCAGATTTCACTGCCCCCTACCCCTTTACTCCTGCTCCA gAATGCCCTCCAGAATTTGCCGATAATTCAGCCGCGTACAGAAAATGCATTTCCCAGTTCACTGACACAGCAGATTATCGGCGAGTCGGCAAAAACACTTGGCAGGACGAGTCAGGGGTTTACGCGAATACCCACGAAAAACGAAGGGTATTTCCCTCAACCAATCCAATTCCAGAACGCCTAACTGAAGGATTGTTATAA
- the LOC113474771 gene encoding uncharacterized protein LOC113474771 has translation MTSLNISDGDCILNESRLVHILLIPIPFVSGILNLVVWLSATVYREKLLRQSYVYSCVTSTLLSNVCFLGFHVWDEFGAFLMPPLMSVIPPGPKMQVMWALCASGAISLMFVMCGNLSVLIYVMLDSTYFQLPKRTSSRQRHTSRNLDVKRRKAAFLIALSWLLPLALTIAAVMDWNCTEKCDCSPGSMGELCPRSKGCSVIWPPLTNSFMAVNIALWFVEITSLAILTVTGIRHFQASRDHMTSSVVQTVSSGPDNDPSAKSGNATELSDASAGVNTPPEAAVPSNNTRNKNILRALKLNPRLRLVASLSTLFITCTIPLGVVFLVDVRSSSINVVAGRLVSMLGVQLYTLFCPILLLIYMSSLKTALIRLITAILFCFR, from the exons ATGACTTCGTTGAATATATCTGATGGCGATTGTATATTGAACGAAAGCAGGCTTGTACATATACTACTGATTCCAATACCTTTTGTGTCGGGAATTCTTAACCTTGTAGTTTGGTTGTCGGCCACCGTGTACCGCGAGAAGCTATTACGTCAGAGCTACGTCTACTCTTGCGTCACCAGCACGTTGCTTAGCAACGTTTGCTTTTTAGGGTTCCACGTTTGGGATGAGTTCGGTGCATTTCTAATGCCACCTCTCATGTCTGTTATTCCACCCGGACCAAAAATGCAG GTGATGTGGGCGCTGTGTGCTTCAGGAGCAATCTCCCTTATGTTCGTCATGTGCGGAAACCTCTCAGTTCTAATCTATGTCATGTTAGACAGCACCTACTTTCAATTGCCCAAACGAACATCGTCTCGCCAACGCCATACATCAAG AAATCTTGATGTCAAACGGCGCAAAGCAGCATTCCTCATCGCTCTCTCCTGGTTGTTGCCGCTAGCTCTTACCATTGCCGCGGTCATGGACTGGAACTGCACGGAGAAATGTGACTGCTCGCCCGGCTCAATGGGCGAACTTTGCCCCAGGAGTAAAGGTTGTTCAGTCATCTGGCCACCACTGACCAATTCCTTTATGGCAGTGAATATAGCTCTGTGGTTTGTTGAG ATAACCTCTCTTGCTATTCTCACTGTCACCGGAATACGTCACTTCCAAGCGTCACGTGAccacatgacgtcatcagtggTTCAAACGGTCTCCAGTGGCCCAGACAACGATCCGTCTGCGAAATCAGGAAACGCAACCGAACTATCTGATGCGTCTGCTGGTGTTAACACACCGCCAGAAGCGGCCGTACCAAGCAACAacacaagaaacaaaaatatccTAAGAGCACTAAAGCTTAACCCTCGTTTACGGCTCGTGGCTTCACTTAgtactttatttataacatgtaCCATTCCGCTTGGCGTTGTGTTTTTGGTGGACGTTAGAAGCTCTTCAATTAACGTGGTAGCCGGACGCCTGGTATCCATGCTTGGCGTGCAACTGTACACTCTATTCTGCCCTATCCTTTTGCTGATATACATGTCGAGTCTCAAAACTGCTTTAATCCGTTTAATAACTGCAATACTGTTCTGTTTTCGgtaa